The sequence CGGCGCCGGCGCTGTCGTCAGCCGCGACGTCGAGCCCTACACCATCGTCGGCGGCGTTCCCGCGCGCCCCATTCGCAAGCGTTTTCCGGATGCCGTTGCGGCAAGCCTGCGCCGCATCGCCTGGTGGGATTGGCCGGATGCGCTCATTTTCGAGCGGCTCGGCGATTTCCGCTCCGAAGCGATCGAGGAGTTTTGCCGGCGGTATGATCCGGCTGCGAACGCGTGAGGCGCACGCATCTCATCCAAGCAACAGGAATCGTAGGGTGGGCAAAGCGAAGCGTGCCCACGCTTTTTTTTCCGACCGAGAGAGATGGTGGGCACGGCGCGAGGGGCGCCTTTGCCCAGCCCTGAAACAAAAAGGCCGGGCGCGAGCCCGGCCTTTTGATTCGGTCGTGACGCCCGCTCAGTACAGCGGGAAATTCTGCGGATAGCCGCCGACATCGGCCGGCGTGGAGAGCGGCTGGCGATCGATCGGGCGGTTGAGGTTCTCGCGGGCGAAGGACGGATAGCCGACCGCCGGCGGGAAGGCGTAGTCGGTAAACTTGCGGTCGCCAGGATTGACCTCGGTGCCGCCGTCGAGCCAGGAGCGCTTGCTCACATAGATGCGGGTGCGGCCCTGCTGATAGACCGCGTTGGGGCCGCTCGGGCCGTAATAGGGCCGGCCGCGCTCGTCATAGCGCTTGGTCTTGGTGTCGGCCGCAGCCGGCGTCGCGAACGCAATGGCAATCGCGGCGCCCGCCGCAAGCAGCGTCGCCAGTTTGTTCGCGGCAGAGAAATTCGAGCTCATCACGTCCCCTTCAGGCGGCACGCCGCCAGTCGATTTCGCCCCATACTAGCCCGGCCGGGGTGGTTGCAACTAGGTCTATTGGGTCACACCAGCCCGGAATAATCGGGCGGATCGGCAAAAGTTGCATGCAAACCAGCCACTTGAGCTTGATGCAGATCCTTGATGCAGGTCAAAGCGCCCCGCGCAATTGAGCGTTCGCGGCGCCGAGCAGCCAGTCCGGCGAGTTCTGAGACGATCCTTGGGGCTCGCACCCCCGGCGCTTCAGCTCGGCGCGGGCGAACAATTCCGCCAGCTTCGGCTCATTGCCGGAGGTGAGCAGCGTCAGCCGGTTGAGCGTGCAGGCGATCGCCGCGCGCCGGGCCGGCAGCGTATCGCCCTGGCAGGAGAAGCCGGAGATCTGCAGCGCCGGCTCCTCGCTGCGCTTGAGAAAGGCAAGGCAGGCCGACTGCGCCGTGCCGGTTGGCCGGAACAGGGCAACGGGGCCGAATTTTGTGTCGATCAGGCCGCCGTGCTCGAACGGAGCGTCCGTAGCCAGGCCCATCTGGACGGCGAGGTCGGCCGTCGCCGGGCGGGCCACGTCGAATTCGCCGCCCTCCCGGTAGATCTCGAGCTGGGCCAGCGGCTTGTCCGCCTCGCCGGTCCAGCGCATCACGTCCTTGCGGCCCCCATCGGGATGCCGGAGGATGGCGTAAGATGCTGTTTTCTCGGATGAATCGAGCCGGCTGAGGGCGAAGGCCGGATGCGAGCGGTCGGCCATGCTCCAGCCCGGCTTCGAAGCGGGCTCGTTGTCGTGCAGCTCAGGCAGCTGGCCGAGGGCCGCGAGGCCCAGGATGGCAAACAGGAGCAGCGCCCCTACATAGGCGAACAGGCGCGCCAGCGTGCCGACGACCTCGTCGGCGAAGGCTGCGAGCGTCAGATGGATCTGGGTAGGGCTAACGGCCGTCCTGGCCTCAGGCGACTGCATCCACGGCCTTCGGGCATGGTCCAACGTTGTCTTGAGGCCGGTTCTCGCATAGAAGCGCTGCTCTTCCTGTTTAAGCGTCAGCTTCAGGAACGGGCTTTTTCATCGGAGAGTGAACGATGGGTTACAAAGTCGCAGTCGTCGGCGCGACCGGCAATGTCGGACGGGAAATGCTCAACATCCTCGACGAGCGCAAATTCCCCGCGGACGAGGTCGTGGCCCTGGCGTCGCGCCGCAGCGTCGGTGTCGAGGTCTCCTATGGCGACCGCACCCTGAAGGTCAAAGCGCTCGAGCATTACGACTTCTCCGACGTCGACATCTGCCTGATGTCGGCGGGTGGCTCGGTGTCGAAGGAATGGTCGCCGCAGATCGGCGCCGCCGGCGCGGTCGTGATCGACAATTCCTCGGCCTGGCGCATGGACCCGGACGTGCCGCTGATCGTGCCCGAGGTGAACGCGGCCGCGACCGAAGGCTTCAAGAAGAACATCATCGCCAACCCGAACTGCTCGACCGCGCAGCTCGTGGTCGCGCTCAAGCCGCTGCACGACAAGGCGACGATCAAGCGCGTCGTGGTCTCGACCTATCAATCGGTGTCGGGCGCCGGCAAGTCCGCGATGGACGAATTGTTCTCGCAGACCAAGGCCGTCTACACCAATGACGAGCTGGTCGCGAAGAAATTCCCCAAGCGCATCGCCTTCAACGTCATCCCCCACATCGACGTCTTCATGGAGGACGGCTACACCAAGGAAGAGTGGAAGATGATGGCGGAGACCAAGAAGATCCTGGATCCCAAGATCAAGCTCTCCGCGACCTGCGTGCGCGTGCCGGTGTTCGTCGGCCACTCCGAGGCTGTCAACATCGAGTTCGAGAATCCGATCACCGCGGACGAAGCGCGTGATATCCTGCGCAAGGCGCCCGGCTGCCTCGTCATCGACAAGCAGGAGCCCGGCGGCTACGCGACGCCCTACGAGGCGGCCGGCGAGGACGCCACCTATATCAGCCGCATCCGCGAGGACGCGACCGTGGAGAACGGTCTCGTGCTCTGGTGCGTGTCAGACAATTTGCGCAAGGGCGCAGCCCTCAACGCCATCCAGATCGCGGAAGTGCTGATCAACCGCAAGCTGATCACCGCGAAGAAGAAGGCGGCGTAACTCCGCTGCCGTAGGGTGGATTAGCCGAAGGCGTAATCCACCTGTTCTGCCTCTGCGGATATGAACAGTGGCGGATTACGCTTCGCCAATCCGCCCTACTAGCGACGAACTCGGTCTCGTAGGGTGGGCAAAGCGGAGCGTGCCCACCACCTGCGTTTGAATCGGGAAAGATGGTGGGCACGGCGCTGCGCGCCTTTGCCCACCCTACGAGAGCAGCGGCCTAAGCCACGCCGCGCGCGTTCCGAAATTCCTTCGCGACCTTGTCCAGCACGAACAGCGATCCCTCCGCGACGCCGAAATAGGCGCCGTGGGTCTGCATCTGGCCGGCATCCACGGCCTTGCGGACGAACGGGAAGGTCATCAGGTTTTCCAGGCTGCGGAACACCGCGGCCTTCTCGATGCGCTCGACGAACTGCGCCATCGACTCGTGGTCGCGCTGCTCGACCACCTCGCCGGGCTTGATGAACATCTGCATCCATTTGCCGATGAAGTCGCCGGGCGTGAGCGGCTCGATCTTGTCGACGAAGGCGCGGATGCCGCCGCATTGCGCATGGCCGAGCACCACGATGTGCTTCACCTTCAGCACCGTCACCGCATATTCCAGTGCGGCCGAGACGCCATGGGCGTTGCCGTCGGGCTGATACACCGGCACGAGGTTGGCGATGTTGCGGACGACGAACAATTCGCCCGGGCCGACGTCGAAGATCACCTCGGGCGAGACGCGGCTGTCGCAGCAGCCGATCACCATCACTTCCGGCGACTGCCCCTTCACCGACAGCTCACGGTAGCGGGTCTGCTCGGTCGGCAGCCGCTGGGTGGCGAAGGCCTTGTAGCCTTCCAGCAAATGCTCAGGGAATGTGATCATGGCCTATGCCTAACCATAGAGCCCGGGAGCGAACAAGCCTTTCGAATGAGCAGGCCAGATGCTATCGGCTTCGGTCAGAAGACAGACGAGGAAACAGGAAGGAACGACCGCATGACCCGCCCGCGCCGCAGCCACCTGTTCATGCCCGGCTCCAACCCCCGCGCGCTGGAAAAGGCCAAAAATCTCTCCGCCGACGGCCTGATCCTCGATCTGGAAGACTCCGTCGCCCCCGAGGCCAAGGCAGTGGCCCGCGACGGCATCGCCGCGGCGATCGCGGCCAAGGGGTTCGGCAAGCGCGAGGTCCTGATTCGCACCAATGGTCTCGATACGCCCTGGTGGGCCGATGACGTCGCCATGGCCGCCAAGGCCTCGCCCGACGGCATCCTGGTTCCAAAAGTTTCAAGCATCGAAGATCTCGATGCCATCGGCCGCCGCCTCGCCGAGCTCGGTGCCGCGCCCACCGTCAAGGTCTGGGCCATGATCGAGACCGCGCGCGCGGTGCTGCATGCCGAGGAGCTCGCCGCCGCCGGCCGCGATCCGAAAACCCGCCTGTCCGGTTTCGTGTTCGGCCCGAACGACATTTCGCGCGAGACGCGCATCCGGATGCTGCCCGGCCGCGCCGCGATGATCCCGATGATCACCCATTGCATCCTGGCGACGCGCGCCCACGGCCTCGAGATCCTCGACGGCCCCTACAGCGACATCGCCAATTCCGACGGCTTCGCCACCGAATGCGCGCAGGGCCGCGACCTCGGCTTCGACGGCAAGACGCTGATCCATCCCTCGCAGATCGAAGCCTGCAACGCGATCTTCACCCCGCCCGAGGAGGAAGTCGCGCGTGCGCGCAAGATCATTGCGGCGTTCGAATTGCCGGAGAACGCCTCGCGCGGCGCGATCCGTCTCGATGGTGCGATGGTCGAACGCCTGCACGCCGACATGGCGCGGCGTACGATCGAGATCGCGGATGCGATCGCCGCGATGGGGAAGGGCTGAGGCGACAACTCGAAAACGCGATTTTCGCTTTTCCGCGCCAAGCGGAAATATTCTGTCCGTCCAAGTGGAGGATCAGGCGGTCATCGCGCTTTCCCGGAGCGGCGCACGGGTCGGCTGCGGCGCCGCCAATTCCTGGCAATACATCCGATCGATCTTGCGCTGCATGAGCGCATAGCAATCGCATGCGATCCTCTCGAGCCGCGTCCGATGGATCTCGACAAACCCGCGCCGCTCGGACGGGATGGCGCCGGCCTCGCGCAGCTTGCTCATCGTCAGAGTCACTGTCGGCCGCCGCACCCCAACCAATTGCGCCAGCGCCTCCTGCGTCACCGGAAGCAGGTTCTCGGGAACGCGGTCGTGAAGCTGCAGGAGCCACCGCGCCATGCGGCCATCCACCCGGTGCAGCGCGTTGCAGGCGGCAACGTGCTGAAGCTGCAACAGCACGGCGCGGGCGTGGACCTGCACGACATTCCTGATGGCTGCGCTTTGCGCATGGGCAGCGCGAAATTTGGCGGCGGAGATCACCGATGCAGTGCCGGCTATGCGGGCGATCGCGGTTACGGATGAAGGCGACGGACCGAGCACGGAGAACGAGGCCAAAGCGCCTTCCCGTCCCATCAAGGTGGTCGCGACCGTTTGTCCGTCCGGCATATCGAGCATGAAGGCGATGGCGCCGCTATGGGGAAAATAGACCGGGTCGAGCTCGTCGCCCGATCGCACCAGGACGGCATCGGGTTCGAACGAGACCTTCTGGAAGTGGGGCGCAAGTAAAGCGAGATCCGCCGGCGGCAGCGCCGCCAATAGCCGATTCCCGATGCCCTTGCGGTGGGCAGTCACGGTGTCCTCTGTTGAACGAGCCCCCAATGAACGACGGGAACCATCTGTTTCATTCGCCATGATTATCCGAAATGCGAATTGCGGAACGATAACGATCCAAACAGAGCTAATAGTCGAGATCAAGCACGGATAATTGCGGTGAGCTTTCCCGCATCCTCGCCGCGCAAACAGTCATACTATTAACGCCCGTTGCCACCCGCGATGCGCGCAAGGTGGGTGCTCTGCTGTACGCTGCCATCAGCGGTCCGGCAGATGGTCGGGTCTTTTCCCGTTGCGGTGGTGAACAGGGATGCTACCCTCAAGCCGTTATTAGATCATTAGGTCCGGGCAATTCATTGATGCGGTTTTTTGGGGCAGCCGTCCTTCTCGTCACGTCGCTTTTGTTCACTCAGCCGGTCCTTGCGCAGTCTCGGGTTGCTCTTGTCATCGGCAATGGCGCCTACGAGAAGGTGCCCGAGCTGCCGAACCCGACTCGCGATGCGGCCGATATCGGCCGCGCGCTGGAGCGGCTGGATTTCAAGGTTACCCAGGTCAAGAACGTGACCGCGCAAGAGATGAGAAAGGCCGTCGTCGAGTTCGGCCGGTCTGCCGAGGCGGCCGATCTCGCCGTCGTGTTTTACGCCGGGCACGGCATGGAAGTCGGCGGCGAGAACTGGTTGATTCCGATCAGCGCAGAGCTGCGCAGCGACACCGACATCGAGAGCGAGGCCATCAGCCTGCGTTCGGTGAGCCTTCAGGTCTCGAAGGCACGGAAACTGGGTCTCGTCATCCTCGACGCATGCCGCAACAATCCCTTTGCCGCGAAGATGAAGCGGTCGATCAGCACGAGGGCCGTGGCTCGCGGACTGGCGCCGACCGAACCGTCCGACAACGTCCTGATCGCGTACGCCGCCCGAGACGGAACCACGGCGAGCGACGGTGATGGCCGGAACAGCCCATTTACCGCGTCGCTGCTTCGCCACATCGAAACGCCGGGCCTCGAGATATCGTTTCTGTTTCGCCGGGTCCGCGACGACGTGATGGCAGCGACCAAACGCGAACAGCAGCCCTTCGTGTACGGCTCCCTGTCGAAGGACGAGATTTACCTGAAGGCGCCTGCCGCGAGCGCTCCGGCGCCAGTCGCGTTCGCCCCGGCGCCGGCCGCGTCGGCTCCGGCGCCGGCAAATCCCGCAGAAGACGAGAAGTTTTGGCTGGCGATCCAGACGTCGACAGTCGCAGGTCTCTATGAGGATTTTCTGGCCAGATATCCCCGCAGCAGTCATGCCGAAGAAGCGCGCCGGCGGATCAAGAATTTCAAGGCCAACGAAGTTGCGGCGCTCGCATCTCCGGCTGCCCCTCCGAAATCGGACGCAACCGGGCGCCAAGGATCTGATGTAAAGGGATATGATGTAAAAGGGTCTGACGCAAAAGGGTCTGACGCAAAAGGGGCTGACGTAAAGACCGCCGTCCGAAATCTATTTGCGCCGGAGGATAACCAGAAAGTCATTGCCATCGCGGCAGCTCAGAAACTCGAATTGCCGAGCTTCACCATCTCGCCCGATCAGAACGATCCGCTCAACGCCAATTCCAAGTTTGTCGGCGTGTGGTCCAACAAGCGTGGGTGGACCAATGGCATGGGACGCTACGCCATGCTGATCGTCACGCAGGTCTCCGCGACGGGCTTGGCCAAGGGATACTATCTCTGGGGGCCGCCCACGAAACAATCGTGGGCGAAGGATGCGGCGGGGTACAAAGTATTCGCGGAGTATATCGAGAACGATAAATTCTCCATCAATGGAACGCCGGTCACGGTCAAGCTGGACAAGAACGTCTTGGCCCTGTCTTCCTTCAAAAAGGAGGATCCGTCAGAGACCGCGAGCATCGAGCTTCGTCCGGTCTGGCAGCTTGTGCCGGCACCAGAGCAGGCCGAGCCTTCGACCAAACGCGAGAAAGTCTCGCAGCCTCGTGCCGCCAAAAAGGAAAGCGCGGCCGAACCGAGCCCGCCGAGCAATGCCAGTGGGACGAGCATGGAAGAGCGTTATCGTGCCTGCCGAAAGCTCGTGAAAGGATTTGCCCAGCGTGATGCTTGTGCGCGAAATGGCACGATTTAGCGGCGCCGGTGCCGTCGGCGAGATCGCGGTGATGGGGAAGGGCTGAGGGCTCGCGCACCCCGCCGCATCACGACGACGTGCGCAAGCGCCGCCTCGCTCAGATCGTCTGTCCGCCGGACACCTCGATCCGCTGTGCCGTGACCCAGCGGTTGTCGGGACCGAGCAGGCTCGCGACCATCGGCCCGATGTCGTCGGGCAGGCCGACGCGGCCGAGCGCCGTCATCTGCGCAAACTGCTTGTTCAAATCCGGCATGTCCCGAACGGCTCCGCCGAGGAAGTCGGTCTCGATCGCGCCCGGTGCGACGACGTTGGCGGTGATGCCGCGTCCGCCGAATTCCCTGGCCATGTAGATGGTCAGAACCTCGACGGCACCCTTCGCGGCAGCGTAGGCCGAGAAGCCGGGGAAGGACACGCGCGTCAGCCCGCTCGAGAAGTTGATGATCCGGCCCTTGTCGGCAAGCAGTGGCAGCAAGGCCTGCGTCAGGAAGAAAGGCCCTTTGACGTGCGTGTCGAACAGGGCGTCGAATTGCTGCTCCGTCGTTTCGGCAATCCCTGCCATTTCACCCTGACCGGCATTGTTGACGAGGTGATCGAACCTCTCCGTATCCCAACGCTCGGCGAGCGCGGATCGAACGCTTGCAGCGAACGCGGGAAACGTCGAGACGGAGGTGACGTCGAGCTCGAGCGCGACCGCCTTTCGGCCGAGCGCCTCGATCTCGGCGACGACGTCGCGGGCAGCTGCAGCCCCGCTGCGATAGGTCACGATCACATCGCCGCCATGACGCGCGATGGCGATCGCGGTGTTGCGGCCAAGGCCGCGACCGGCGCCGGTGACGAGGGAAATGGTGGGCATCGGTAGGTCCTCGAAGAGTTACGGTGAGGTCCTTCTGCCGGCGATCGATCATCCGGTGTTGCCGGATTCTCGGATTGCCTTGCCCAACCCTCCCGAATGCGGACGCGGGCGGCTTGCCCAGAATTCCTGTTTTTTGGCCCGATCCGCCGACCCGGATTGCCCGCGCACCGAGCCCGGCCTAGAATTGGCGGGTGACCGAAACGCTGCTCCAGATCGCCAGCCGTCATTCCGCAACTCACGCCGACGACAAAGGCCTTGCGTCCACGCCTTTCGCCGGCATCTCGATCATCCGTGAGACCGCGCCGAGCGCACTTCAATTTGCGATCTCCAAGCCTCTGGTCGCATTGGTGCTGCAAGGTGCCAAGCGTGTTGCGACCGGCTCCACGTCCTTCGACTTTGGTGCAGGCGATTCACTGGTGATCGCGGGCGACGTGCCGACGGTCAGCCAGATCACGCGCGCCACAGTCGCTGCGCCTTATCTGGCGCTCGTCGTCGAACTCGATCCTGTCGTCATCGAGGGGTTGGTCGTCGAGATGGGCTCGGTCCCGTTCGTTCCGTCCCAACCGCTGCGCGTCGAGCCGACGGAGCAGGAGGTTGCAGACGCGGCGCTGCGGCTGTTGCGCCTGATCGACCGTCCCTCATCCCTGCCGATCCTGCAACGCCAGCTGGTGCGAGAGCTGCACTACTGGCTGCTGGCCGGCCGGCACGGCGGCGCCATCAGGGCGCTCGGCATTGCCGACAGCCATGCGCAGCGGATCGGCCGTGCGGTCGCGATCATTCGCGCCGGCTATGCCAAACCCCTGCGCATCGACCGGCTCGCCAAGGCTGCAGGCATGAGCCAATCGGCGTTTCACCTGCATTTCCGCTGCGTCACGTCACTGACCCCGCTCCAGTTCCAGAAACAGCTTCGCCTGATCGAAGCCCGTCGCGCGATGCTGGCCGATGGCGCGCAGATCGCGACGGCGGCGCATCTGGTCGGCTACGAAAGCGTCACGCAGTTCACGCGGGAATATTGCCGGCTGTTCGGCATGCCGCCCGGGCGTGACATGCGCGAGACGAAGCGGCGTATTGAATCGGCGGCTTGAAGAGTTCTCCAATGGCGACGATTGACAAGATCTACATCCTCGACGGAGGAATTGCGGAGGTCGAAGACGGTTCGATCTATTCTCCGGGCATCAATGTCGGCGTCCCCATGACGTTGAGCTGCAATGCCTATCTCATCCGTCATCGCGGCGAGTGGCTGATCTGGGACACCGGCATAGAGGATGAACTGGCGAAGCATCCGGAAGGGCGCATCATCGCGCATGGCATACGCGGCATCGTGCGCCGTCCCATCGCGGACCAATTGGATGAAATCGGGGTGCGGCCCCGCGATGTCAGTACGATCCTCCTATCCCATGCGCATTTCGATCATATCGGAAATGTCGATCTGTTCGAAAATGCAAGATGGATCGCTCAGCGGGCCGAGTTCGAGGCCATGTTCGGACCGGAGCCCGAAGAATTCGGCTACTCGCTTCAGCACTACAGGATGTTGAAGGAGCGGCCTTACGAGATCGTCGATGGTGACCACGACATATTCGGCGACGGCGCAGTGCGCATGATCTTCACGCCCGGCCATACGCTCGGGCATTGCTCGCTGATGGTGAAGCTGCCTCGGCGCGGCGCCGTGCTGCTGAGCGGCGACGTCGCGCACAATCGAGAGAACCTCCGGCACATGCGCGTGCCGTCCTTCAATGCCGACCAGCAGGCAACGGTCGCATCCATGGCCAAGGTGGTCGATCTGCTTCGCGTCGAGAACGCCGAGATCTGGATCAATCACGATACGGCACAGAGCGAGGAGCTGGCTCACGCGCCGGGCTGGATCGAGTAAGGACGCGCATTACCGCGGCGCGAGGTCGGCGCGGTCGAGCGACTCCAGCGTCGCGGCGTTGCCGCAATAGCCGCGGTAGTTCTCCGCGGCGGTGCCCTCGGCGAGATCGCGGTCGCACTCTCCCTTGTGATTGCAGAGCGCGCAGACCCGCTCCATGTCGCGCAGCAGCAGCGGCTGTGCGCGGCCGAGCCCTTCGGCGCTGATGCCGAGCTGCTCCAGCATCTTCGGCAGCTCGTCGGCGGCGTGCTTGCCGTGACGGACCAGCTCTTCGAGATCATCAGGCGCGATCCTGAGATCGCTCGCGATGCGGTCGAAATCGGCGCGATCGAGCTGCCGCATCTCGTTGATCTCGCGGCGATGCTTCAGCCAGTTTGCGAAGGACTCGATGAGGTCCTGAACGATGGGATAAGGCCTGCTTGCGGTGCTCATGCGAGGCTCCGTTGGGGTCGTGGAATTGAAGCCAGATTAGGCACAATGGTGCAGGAGCGCGTTGCGCTGGATCAAATTGAGAATGGGTCGAGGAGACCGGTCTCGTGCCCCAAAGGCGTGCGACAGTGTCGCGACAATCGCAGCCGTCGCCGGGACGACAGCAGAGAGAGCTCAGCTAAACCTCTCCGCCGCCCAGGCATACAGGCTGCCGGGAATCGGCTTCTCGCCGCCGCGCCCCTTGGGCGAGATGTGCAGGCCGATGATCTCGGGGTTGGTGACGAGGCCGAGATAGCTCGAGGGATCGAAGAACAGCTTTGGCTCGGCGTGCACGGCGTAGAACGACTGCTTCGGCAGCGCGTTCTGCAACTCGCCGGTGCGGCGCGCGAGCGCGGTGAGTGCCGCGGGCCCGTAGATCGCGACGCGAATATCGGAGAGACGATTCGAGCCGCCGCGCAGGCGGCGCATCATGAAGGTGATGCGGTGGCGCACCGACAGCCAGTTCGGCGTCAGCTCCTCCTGCTCCATCAGCTCTTCAAAGGCGGCGACGATGCCGTGCTCGGCCGGCAGGTAGATCACGGAATTGCCGAGCTGGCGCGGCCGCTCCCAGGCGAAGTAGGGTTTTGCCGGATCGATCTCGACGGACTTCAAGAGCAGCACGTCGGCGTCGAGCCAGAGGCCGAGGCCCTTCGCCATCAGCTTCATGCGGAAGAAGTCGCTGAACTGCAGCGTGGTCCAGTCGCGCCAGGTACCGTCCGGCTGCGGCGGCCGCAGCCGCTCGGAGAACGCATGCGGCAGGATGGCCTCGGCCTCGGCATTCTCGACGCCCGCCGGCAGGCCGGGGATGGGGTCGAAGCTGTAGACCGTGACCTTGTGGCCGGCAGCTAACTGCGAGCGCAGGCAGGTCTGACGCAGTGCGTCCATCGGGCCATGCCAGAAGGTGACGATCTCGGGCAGCATGCGCACAAACTAGGAGATTAGCCGGACAAAGAAAAAGCCCCGGCGCTTGCAACGCCGGGGCTCGGACGAAAACTTACGATCAGGCCCAGGCGCGTTCGCGCTTCAGCTTGTCTTCGTAGCTGTCGATCGAGGCCTTCTTCTCCATCGTGAGACCGATGTCGTCGAGGCCGTTGATCAGGCAGTGCTTGCGGAACGGGTCGATCTCGAACTTGACCTTGCCGCCGTCGGGGCCGCGGATCTCCTGGTTCGGCAGGTCGATCGTCAGCGTCGCATTGGCGCCGCGCTCGGCGTCGTCGAACAGCTTGTCGAGGTCTTCCTGCGAAACGCGGATCGGCAGAATGCCGTTCTTGAAGCAGTTGTTGTAGAAGATGTCGCCGAACGAGGTCGAGATCACGCAGCGGATGCCGAAGTCGAGCAGCGCCCAGGGCGCATGCTCGCGGCTCGAGCCGCAGCCGAAATTGTCGCCGGCGACCAGCACCTTCGTGTTGCGATAGGCGGGCTGGTTGAGGAC is a genomic window of Bradyrhizobium sp. CB1717 containing:
- a CDS encoding aspartate-semialdehyde dehydrogenase is translated as MGYKVAVVGATGNVGREMLNILDERKFPADEVVALASRRSVGVEVSYGDRTLKVKALEHYDFSDVDICLMSAGGSVSKEWSPQIGAAGAVVIDNSSAWRMDPDVPLIVPEVNAAATEGFKKNIIANPNCSTAQLVVALKPLHDKATIKRVVVSTYQSVSGAGKSAMDELFSQTKAVYTNDELVAKKFPKRIAFNVIPHIDVFMEDGYTKEEWKMMAETKKILDPKIKLSATCVRVPVFVGHSEAVNIEFENPITADEARDILRKAPGCLVIDKQEPGGYATPYEAAGEDATYISRIREDATVENGLVLWCVSDNLRKGAALNAIQIAEVLINRKLITAKKKAA
- a CDS encoding carbonic anhydrase translates to MITFPEHLLEGYKAFATQRLPTEQTRYRELSVKGQSPEVMVIGCCDSRVSPEVIFDVGPGELFVVRNIANLVPVYQPDGNAHGVSAALEYAVTVLKVKHIVVLGHAQCGGIRAFVDKIEPLTPGDFIGKWMQMFIKPGEVVEQRDHESMAQFVERIEKAAVFRSLENLMTFPFVRKAVDAGQMQTHGAYFGVAEGSLFVLDKVAKEFRNARGVA
- a CDS encoding CoA ester lyase, with product MTRPRRSHLFMPGSNPRALEKAKNLSADGLILDLEDSVAPEAKAVARDGIAAAIAAKGFGKREVLIRTNGLDTPWWADDVAMAAKASPDGILVPKVSSIEDLDAIGRRLAELGAAPTVKVWAMIETARAVLHAEELAAAGRDPKTRLSGFVFGPNDISRETRIRMLPGRAAMIPMITHCILATRAHGLEILDGPYSDIANSDGFATECAQGRDLGFDGKTLIHPSQIEACNAIFTPPEEEVARARKIIAAFELPENASRGAIRLDGAMVERLHADMARRTIEIADAIAAMGKG
- a CDS encoding Crp/Fnr family transcriptional regulator, which gives rise to MTAHRKGIGNRLLAALPPADLALLAPHFQKVSFEPDAVLVRSGDELDPVYFPHSGAIAFMLDMPDGQTVATTLMGREGALASFSVLGPSPSSVTAIARIAGTASVISAAKFRAAHAQSAAIRNVVQVHARAVLLQLQHVAACNALHRVDGRMARWLLQLHDRVPENLLPVTQEALAQLVGVRRPTVTLTMSKLREAGAIPSERRGFVEIHRTRLERIACDCYALMQRKIDRMYCQELAAPQPTRAPLRESAMTA
- a CDS encoding caspase family protein — protein: MRFFGAAVLLVTSLLFTQPVLAQSRVALVIGNGAYEKVPELPNPTRDAADIGRALERLDFKVTQVKNVTAQEMRKAVVEFGRSAEAADLAVVFYAGHGMEVGGENWLIPISAELRSDTDIESEAISLRSVSLQVSKARKLGLVILDACRNNPFAAKMKRSISTRAVARGLAPTEPSDNVLIAYAARDGTTASDGDGRNSPFTASLLRHIETPGLEISFLFRRVRDDVMAATKREQQPFVYGSLSKDEIYLKAPAASAPAPVAFAPAPAASAPAPANPAEDEKFWLAIQTSTVAGLYEDFLARYPRSSHAEEARRRIKNFKANEVAALASPAAPPKSDATGRQGSDVKGYDVKGSDAKGSDAKGADVKTAVRNLFAPEDNQKVIAIAAAQKLELPSFTISPDQNDPLNANSKFVGVWSNKRGWTNGMGRYAMLIVTQVSATGLAKGYYLWGPPTKQSWAKDAAGYKVFAEYIENDKFSINGTPVTVKLDKNVLALSSFKKEDPSETASIELRPVWQLVPAPEQAEPSTKREKVSQPRAAKKESAAEPSPPSNASGTSMEERYRACRKLVKGFAQRDACARNGTI
- a CDS encoding SDR family oxidoreductase, with product MPTISLVTGAGRGLGRNTAIAIARHGGDVIVTYRSGAAAARDVVAEIEALGRKAVALELDVTSVSTFPAFAASVRSALAERWDTERFDHLVNNAGQGEMAGIAETTEQQFDALFDTHVKGPFFLTQALLPLLADKGRIINFSSGLTRVSFPGFSAYAAAKGAVEVLTIYMAREFGGRGITANVVAPGAIETDFLGGAVRDMPDLNKQFAQMTALGRVGLPDDIGPMVASLLGPDNRWVTAQRIEVSGGQTI
- a CDS encoding AraC family transcriptional regulator → MTETLLQIASRHSATHADDKGLASTPFAGISIIRETAPSALQFAISKPLVALVLQGAKRVATGSTSFDFGAGDSLVIAGDVPTVSQITRATVAAPYLALVVELDPVVIEGLVVEMGSVPFVPSQPLRVEPTEQEVADAALRLLRLIDRPSSLPILQRQLVRELHYWLLAGRHGGAIRALGIADSHAQRIGRAVAIIRAGYAKPLRIDRLAKAAGMSQSAFHLHFRCVTSLTPLQFQKQLRLIEARRAMLADGAQIATAAHLVGYESVTQFTREYCRLFGMPPGRDMRETKRRIESAA
- a CDS encoding N-acyl homoserine lactonase family protein — encoded protein: MATIDKIYILDGGIAEVEDGSIYSPGINVGVPMTLSCNAYLIRHRGEWLIWDTGIEDELAKHPEGRIIAHGIRGIVRRPIADQLDEIGVRPRDVSTILLSHAHFDHIGNVDLFENARWIAQRAEFEAMFGPEPEEFGYSLQHYRMLKERPYEIVDGDHDIFGDGAVRMIFTPGHTLGHCSLMVKLPRRGAVLLSGDVAHNRENLRHMRVPSFNADQQATVASMAKVVDLLRVENAEIWINHDTAQSEELAHAPGWIE
- the leuD gene encoding 3-isopropylmalate dehydratase small subunit; its protein translation is MDKFTTLEGVAAPLKIINVDTDMIIPKQYLKTIKRTGLGKGLFSEQRYKDDGSENPDFVLNQPAYRNTKVLVAGDNFGCGSSREHAPWALLDFGIRCVISTSFGDIFYNNCFKNGILPIRVSQEDLDKLFDDAERGANATLTIDLPNQEIRGPDGGKVKFEIDPFRKHCLINGLDDIGLTMEKKASIDSYEDKLKRERAWA